CGAGCATTCATAAGAGAGGAAAGTGTAACGCGCCCAGTTGTAGAGCGGAAGCTAAACAGAACAGCTGTAGAGTATCGCTCACGCACGCGCGGAGAGAACGCAGACAAAGAACGTCGCACAAGACTCCCCCTTTGAGTTTACATCAGCCAGGCGTAGTTGAGGAGCCTAGGTTACAGCAAAACATTTACGCTGCCTGAATTCAACCTCGGTTCCAACATTGCACTCATTGAACATAAAATGGCGGCTGAGGCCTAAACAAGCGCCTTCTAACGCTACACGCCTCAATGAGCGACTGTAAGGCGCGGTATCACATAACTCTCTCCACATCATCGCCCGGCACTAGCGGATCGAGAAGGCTATAGTATACATTAGTTCCCTTACCTGAAGCAAACAAAATAGGAAGCCGGTGTGAGGAGGCAATCGAATGTGTTCCTTTCACGCGTGACGGCTACGTGCGGGCGTACACTGGCGTAATCTTACAACCCCGAGAGCGGGAAAGGCAGACCGGAACTGACGAAATATGTTAAAAGCCTACACATCCGCCCTCAAGTGGGCGTAATCATTTTAACTAAAATTGTTCCGGTGGGAGATTATGTCATGGTCTAGCAGGGAGAGGTGATTAGAGTGTCTCTGATGTTAGAAAGTGATACCAGTAAATGAgagtgtatattttatatatatatatatatatatatatatagtgaataaagtacccccttttgtaaaatatagggatattataagttaccgaggagtttcatgaccatacaaaaacacgaggccgaaggtcatggaactccgaggtaacttctaatatcctcatattttacaactgggggtactttattataatacacaaatttcaatgagtcatgtgacagaaatgacatcagaactcaccgtttataactcatgacatcagaactcaccgtttataactgatgacatcagaactcacagtttataaggatataatttacaggatattcatggcttttgtgtatgtatatatatatatatatatatatatatatatacacatacacacacatatatatctgcaAATCAGCAacacacgcagagatattattggtagcTGACaggaattttctaacctgtccgattgtctgaacgactgatcgccatggcacgaaaaatgttgggacacttcTAACACGGTCCGAAATCGTACAGAACAAAGATCTGCACGTCTCTGTCCAGaaaacttggatatcggtcggctcgttgatcgagctgcatggaaaattttgatcgggtgcctttgaaggcacccttAATAATATGACTACTACAAGACTACTACTACTTTGAGCCCcgagattttatagtagacttaagtatggagatccatattacggaaagatcggttatccagaaaaacccaggtcccaagcattctgataataggtcctgtacctgtagaGCAAAGGGGATAATAaccttcattaaagggatactgtcatgggaaaatacattattttcaaagtgaatcagttaatagtgctgctccagcagaattctgcactgaaatccatttctcaaaagagcaaacagatttttttatattcaattttgaaatctgacatggggctagacattttgtcaatttcccagctgccccaagtcatgtgacgtgtgctctgataaacttcaatcactctttactgctgtactgcaaattggagtgatatcaaccccctccctttccacgccagcagccaaacaaaagaacaaacagatttttttatattcaattttgaaatctgacatggggctagacattttgtcaatttcccagctgccccaagtcatgtgacgtgtgctctgataaacttcaatcactctttactgctgtactgcaagttggagtgatatcaaccccctccctttccacgccagcagccaaacaaaagaacaatgggaaggtaatcagatagcagctccctaacacaagataacagctgcctggtagatctaagaacaacactcaatagtaaaaacccatgtcccactgagacacattcagttacattgagaaggaaaaacagcagcctgccagaaagcatttctctcctaaagtgcaggcacaagtcacatgaccaggggcagctgggaaattgacaaaatgtctagccccatgtcagatttcaaaattgaatataaaaaaatctgtttgctcttttgagaaattgatttcagtgcagaattctgctggagcagcactattaactgatgcgttttgaaaaaaacatgttttctgatgacaggatccctttaaaagatTTCAGCTATATTATAGAAATTTGGGTATGGTGCCTAGCAGTGAAAATAATAGGCTCTCGGAAGGGACTTTGTATTTAGAATACAGAAGCATAGATTCTGTGTTGATGGAAATTTTAGATTTCAAAATAACGGAACTCCAAATATGGAACCATAtgtgaaaacaagaaaaaatatatattttgtagcttctttagctaatttttatacccatgtgttacaaatgtaaaaatagaaaaagtgcaaataaaacgTGCTTACAACACCAGGGACTTAGTTCAATGTGCCCCCATTCATCAATATCAATCTATTAGAAAATGGCTCGAGAGGGggtaatataaattaattatagtAAAACCACCTCTCAGTATTATATcaaatttttgatattttaattcCACGTGTTGGTGGCTCCAAACCAACAAAAATATTCCAATCAAGGAATATATAACTCACAAACAATACAAGAAGTGGAATTaaaattctacattttattacatacaaatatataattaatcagtgactggccagtcgatcaattaaaaacaattaatcaTGTTAAAACATGTTCCAGGATTGTACGTCTCTGTGTAGATCCTGACATCTTTGCTTCAACGTGAATGTGTCCTGAcgtcattatttattaattttttatctttataatttttcaataatttgcctttcttttctgactctttccagttttcaaatgggagcaGACCCCATctttaaaatgctctgtaaggctacaaatgtattgctattttaaCTACTCCATTCTATTCacgcactctcctattcatattccagtctcttcaaatcaatgtatggttgctagggtaatttggactctagcaacccaattgcttaaattgcaaactggggagctgccgaataaaaaaactaaactcaaaaaccacaaataattaaaaatgaaaaaaaaattgcaattgctcTCTAATTacacaacaaaataaaagtgttttaaagtaatgaaaattgctcagcactggtaaaattggtgtgtttgcttcagaaactctatagtttatataatgaagctgctgtgtagcattgggggcagccattcaaagctgaaaaggagaaaaggcacaggacagaatttaattttgaaatctgatatggggctaaacataccgtatatactcgagtataagccgagtttttcagcacccaaaatgtgctggaaaagtttacctcggcttatactcgagtcagtcaCCCAAACCGCATCAATTGCGCTGAAGAAATCCTCCTGTGTCCCACACAGCTGCCTCGTTCCTGCTGCCGACGCACTTGTTTGTTGCACAGTTACGTTAATATACTGCGCATTCCTATTGGCTATTAGTTTGTCCTTTTAGAAGGCCAGTTTGACATCCAGCTGTATCGGTGAATCAGAGTGACGTGGGAGGAGTCGTGGCCTGGCCGGAAAAGAGTGTGTGATTTGTTGTGAAGGCACTGGCTGAGGAGAACCGAGCGGGTCGGGAACCGGAAAATCCGATCGGGTCAGGAACCGGAAGTGGGGCCCGCGGGACCATGTAATAAATCAGCTGGACCGCGTTAAGGTACCCGAAGCATCATAAATTGTATGAAGGAATCAGTGTAGATTCCGATACCAAACCCCCCGATAAGGACAAACGAAATTCCTAGAAGCCAATCAGGTCTAACACAGATTGGTAAGATAGAAGCGTGAATATCCACAATCATTATAAAAGTGCTTCAAAACCAATTTCTATACATCCAAATGCACAAGCAAATAATGAGCGTGAGAGAGCTGAATTTCATACCTGGCGCATTACTAAGCCGTTTTTGCTGTTctgtgataaaagaaaaaaagcataaacaAACGTGGTGAATCAAACGTGAAGTGCAGATCTCACATGCACACAACACATGTTGCCCGATGTGCACTGGCTGAGGAGAACCGGGCGGGTCGGGAACCGGAAAATCCGAGCGGGTCGGGAACCGGAAGTGGGGCCCGCAGGACCATGTAATAAATCAGCTGGACCGCGTTAAGGTACCCGAAGTGGTTGTTATTATTGTTCTGCCGAGGGAATGGCAGGTTCAGCTGTGATACTCAGGGACTGGATTGGGACAAAAACAGGACCAGCAGTGGGGCCCCTAGCAATGCAGGACTGAGGAGTACAGGGGTTTCTGTCTGAGGGAAAGGACCTGAATAAACCAGAGACTTTCCTAAtcccacaactcccagcacctccaCTTTCCCTGTCAGTCAGAGATTGAGAACTGAGGACCCCTGACAATGAGGAGATGGGAAAGGAATTGAATAAATATGTCATGTCCCCATCTGCtgttacctgcaactcccagcacccccagtTGTTgttgttacctgcaactcccagcaccctcaccCTTTCCTGTCTGTCAGAACTGGATATAGGGTAACAGGTGCCCTTAGCAATGCAGGATGCCTGAGGATGGGTTAAATAGATTATTCTGGATTGACCAACCTGCAAATCTTTGGCTGTCAActgtgggtgcagggagttgcactgccaaacagctGTCGGTGGGACATACACCAGGCACAGTATATCATATTATTGccggtctctctctctcaccctaggcttatactcgagtcaatcaggtttcccagtttttgtaggtaaaagtagttacctcggcttatacccgggtcggcttatactcgagtatatattgtaagtttcccagctgcccccactcacgtgacttgtgctctgataaacttcagtcattctttactgctgcactgtaagttggagtgatatcacccctccctttctcctcaacagcctaacaaaaaaacaatgggaaggtaaccagataacagcttcttggtacatatgagaatagcactcaatagtaaaagtccatGTCCCATGTGACACcaattacattgagttggagaaacaatggtCTGcgtgaaagcagttccatcctgaagtgctggctctttcttaagctaaatatgaaataaaaaaacaaacattccttttcagatgtatttttttaattaacttaacaTAACATGCGCAGTGTAAAACTTTGCAGAATGGGCTGTGATTTGCATAACATAATACTGGAGTTTGCGGTTTCACCGTTAAAAACTGTTCTCTCATCGTTTTTCTAGTTTCTTGAATTTCGCCTctggaaggaagaaaaaaaggtgAATAATATAATGAATTGTGGTCATACAGAACTTTGCTTTAGCCATTAAGAACCCACAATTGATGTATATTAAATGCTGTGATTTTAAGATACAAACCCCTTAGTAAAGAACCACTGGATATTTTCTGTTCTGTCTGTGTACAGTGGTCAGTGGTTGCATGTGCTGAGTTTATTGCTCATGTAAACTCAAAAATGTACAGGTGTCTGGATTAGACACAGACTGGTAAAGTTCTctcctaacaggagcaccagctggGAAAAAACCCCATAGCCATTGATTTCACTGGGGGATGCCTAacacatacctccaaacatttgaaaagtggaaagaaggacaaaaagatctgccgctCGTGAcgagtcaaatttttttgactatgcctattttatggccacgtCCTCTAAATATCATGTCCATTTCacaaaattcggcaggttataggAAGTTTGAACACTTTTCTGGAGTTTTTGGGGGTGGATTGCCCTTTAATCTGAAAatcacagttctcccaagagacttgcttatcttaaatagttaccatTGTATTGTtggttatcttaaattgttaaaattgtatctaagtgcaggtgctgagtgttcttaGCTCTCTGTcaaaaagtctcttatttaagtttcagaaacgttgtattttttttctggtatcagaagtgcaggagatcaaagtgaaaTTGTggatatttcagtaagaaacgaggactgcgggctgagctgtcaaaatcgtgactgtctatcgcaaaacaggacagttgggaggtatgctaacaTTTTGGGATtaggtttacatgccctttaaattaactgtgtgCTACAAATTGAGTCATTTCTGTTCACAAAAAAtgtatgtccatcaagttcaaccattcaAAAGTGTCTACAAGTTTATCAGTCAATCATCAAATTAACCTCCTTCATGTGAAAACTGTATAACCTTTACTGCTATAAAGCAATCCAGCTTTCTCATTTCTAAGTCTCTAAGAAAAGAACTCCATATGCTAAATACTCTCATAGCAAGGAATTTCAATTCCCCCCTCTCCCAAATATCAGTCCTCCCAGCATATACACATGCACCACAAGCAGATGATTTCAAGTCTCCAATCTTACCCATCTGATTGGTCCTCAACCTTCCCAAAAGGCGTCACATGCATTTCATAGtcaacggggcacatttactaagggtcgaaataaattcgaagtgaattttctaattcaaaaactttgcatttcaaagtattttttctgtacttcgaccatcgaataggccaaattcgactcgaattgaaaatactttgaatattcgaccattcgaaaatctaagtactgtctcgttaaaaaacgtagacttcgacacatagccaccttaaacctgccgaattgctatgttagcttatggggacctcctagaacctatagcgatttctacgatcgatcaaacgatttaaaTTAGGCCGAAGAcggacaaaaaaaattcaaaaagaaaacttcgaaattagacccttgataaatctgcccctacatgtcagCCATCTGAAACATAACTAATAaattaacaataaggggcagatttatcaaaggtaaaatttCGTTgtgtaaaaatacttcgaaattcgaccatcgaattaaaatactaccactttgaattttgaagtcgaaggatttttcaccgaatttggtaatcgaacgatcgaagtaaaatcattcaatcgaacgattaaaccgTTCGCatcgaacaattttagcgtacgatcgaacgattttactttgatgtgtaaagacttagaaaactacattagaaggtccccataggctaacatagcacttcagcaggtttaatttggcgaactattgaagtcgaagtttttttaaagagacagtactttgattatcgaatattcaaactatttaactTCAAATCTAATTAAttgacagaaaaaaatgtaaccagaaaacTGTAATGCAAAGTATCTTAGAAATAGAAAACTTCTGTGTCATTTTAGCCCAGAATAACACAATGGCAAGTTAGAAGTAGCAGACTGCTGCCATGAATGCAGGCAAAGAGTATTTCTAAGCCTCACAAATGATCTTCACAAATGAGTCTGTCCTCAGTCctgatattaaaaaataatttactaagATTACAATAAAAAACACGGGCTGCAGTACCTAATCTTTTTGAATAAGCATCCAGTTTGTAGGCTGCATTTTCCAAAGAGGCCACCTGCTCTTCAATCTGATTTATTTGTTCAAGATAGGGCTGTAGACTAGCATCTGTAGAACAAGAAACAAAACACAACAgtatgttatttttcattttatgttcaTTCATGTTGCATTTTAAGTGCAACATGGAGCTGATAAGAATATACCCAGGGCCGTGCATTTTCATCTATCCATACATTGCCAATGATGTTTAAGTCATGGGCCATGCCAAAACTTTTAGCTTGTTTTTGTTCAAGGAGCTCATGGTTAATGGTGGCTTTTGatgtatgttttaaaattattgtcTTGTAGCAACCattccccttttatttttttcttctgccccaAACCCTTCCAAAAAATCTACAGGAATATACAAACACAAATATTGTTCTCTTTTAAAATAGTGCTAAATTCTTGAAAATGCAGATGTAAGGTCAGATGAGTATAGGTCTTTAGTTTAGGAATCTAGCGGCTTAAATTctcacaccttaaagggatactgtcatgggaaaaacattttttccaaaatgaatcagttaatagtgctgctccagcagaattctgcactgaaatccatttatcaaaagaccaaacagatttttttatattcaattttgaaatctgacatggggctagacatattgtcaatttcccagctgccccaagtcatgtgacttgtgctctgataaacttcaatcactctttactgcaagttggagtgacatcaccccccttccagcagccaaacaaaagaacaatgggaaggtaaccagatagcagctccctaacacaagataactgctgcctggtagatctaagaacaacactcaatagtaaaaacccatgtcccactgagacacattcagttacattgagaaggaaaaacagcagcctgccagaaagcaattctctcctaaagtgcaggcacaagtcacatgaccaggggcagctgggaaattgacaaaatgtctagccccatgtcagatttcaaaattgaatataaaaaaatctgtttgctcttttgagaaatggatttcagtgcataattctgctggagcagcactattaactgatgcattttgaaaaaaatttttttcccatgacagtatccctttaaccctcaCCTCTGAATATTTAAAAGGGAAGACCAGTGCATTATGtcaatacaatttcattaaaacCAAACCGTAGAGCAAGCACTCTTGCGACCAATGGATAGTgaataaaatcaatatatatatttaatgcgtATAAAAGTCAAGATCTGATGTGTTTTGTGATCACAGACACATATTTATAGGCTAGAGTCCCTAGACCATTTCATTAATGTGTTATTCCCAGATGACTACAGGAACAGCCGCACACAAATCTCACATGTAACTAATCCCGCATGTAACTAAAATGAAACTGGACTTAAAATGATATGGACAGAGGTCTCCAAACTGTGTTCAGAACCTCTGAAGCTACATAAGAGCGACtattacaatattttatagaTCTGTAACCTTAATTGCTAAGGGTGGTGAGGTGAAATCACCACAAAAAGAAGTTTTACTGATGGTCTGAAAACCTTTACTTTAAACTAATGGAATCCCTGATATTTAATTTTGCAGTGGGTGCGCATAGGTCTTACAGACTGTTGAAATCAGACATGGCAGTGCTGCAAGTCAAAATGGCAAGTCTGTAAAGAatttaacaatataaaatgatACTTTAATGAAGCACATTAAAGAAAATGTTCATTCTGATTTACTCACACTTTTTATTCAAGTCCTTGAGATTCCGACTGATATTTCCAGCAATATCTTTCATTTCCATATACTTCAGACAGGTAAGTTTATTCATATTTTCCAGAAGTTTGTAGTCCTCACTGGTAGCTTGAATATGAATACAAGAAATGTTCATACTTTAAGTATTTTATGTCTGGGAATAATATGTCTTTCAGATTAGTGTTATACAGTCATAGTTACAATTACTGTAGCATGTCCAAGGCATTACAAGccatttcattaaaatatctgCAAATTTTGCACCACGTCTAGTAAGCAATTTATGAAATCCTTGTTTTCAGACAGGTAGCAAGAAGATGCAACAgggtaattggttgctatgagtttaCCTGTTGCAAGCTTTCATTATATTAACAAAGTCATTTGTAACATGGTGCTTACCTTTAACAAAAAGAGCCATGAAAATGCTAAACAAAGGCCTGGTTCAATCAAAAATATTTGATTAGAGAATACATTAAATCTAGATAGGTTAGAATTAAATATATAACACTTTACTAAACCTTTAATTTGTTAATGCAACCCCTAGTGACCCTacaaagtcacaaggctgcatggcaaatgcttttatacaggcgaAAGttctccaaggtgacttcttaaTTAACCCTTAATTACTGGTTTATATATGTAGTTTAAAAGGTGCATGAATACAGTTTTCCCCCCACTGACAATAAAAACATGTAAAGAAATTAGATATTAATATAAAATTCAAACTTAAGGACAGATTCACCaatatgtgagattagagctcaccatagaaaaactcacccacgttctatgggatttttaaaagtgcatttatcgatggagttcaccatttgataaatacgcttctaaaatcCCATACaattgaatagaaagtggatgagtttttctgtggtaaactctaatcttacattttgataaatctgcctcttagtgtgATATGACTAGGTTTGGATCAGACTTTATCCTGTTGGATATATATCATTGATGCCAGAACACTATATTATGCTATGATGTATATTAGAGCCATATTCATGTTGTTCTATTGGCCAGCATAGTGCACGCACAAGCCATGGGTAGGTTACCCCAAATCGAATATAACAGCAATTTTAAACAGAAGCATCACTTACTAactggggttaaaggagaagtttgtcaaaaaaatttagtAACTTAGAaatgactttccttgtcctttaaagagggttttcccctttaataatgttatagaatggttaattctaaaaTGCTTAATTCATACTATCCCATCATACCAGATTTAATATGATCAACTTcataaaatatacaaagaagaGATACACTCACCTGTTAGCTCCCCTGTCAGATAAAgtgccattttactgaacatatCCCTGCAGAGCTCATTGATATCAGCCTCTGGAGGTTCAACTGCTTCTTCTGCTGTTTCCACTATAGCATCATCTAATAAAATCAgcaaaatacaatttacattaaGTAGTGAGGTACATTCCTACCTGCTTATCATCTTGGGCAAACTACAAAATGTTGGAAGGCGCACACTCATATATAGATTTGAGGTGCTGATCCAGCAGGAGGCTGTCGAACCACGTCTCTAATAAATGT
This sequence is a window from Xenopus laevis strain J_2021 chromosome 7S, Xenopus_laevis_v10.1, whole genome shotgun sequence. Protein-coding genes within it:
- the bloc1s2.S gene encoding biogenesis of lysosome-related organelles complex 1 subunit 2 isoform X1, with the protein product MINPPYSTERKCGCKCIPVEKELKKGTGSFTAMAEQEGTDKPLLNEQPVAPSASQSVTSQDDAIVETAEEAVEPPEADINELCRDMFSKMALYLTGELTATSEDYKLLENMNKLTCLKYMEMKDIAGNISRNLKDLNKKYASLQPYLEQINQIEEQVASLENAAYKLDAYSKRLEAKFKKLEKR
- the bloc1s2.S gene encoding biogenesis of lysosome-related organelles complex 1 subunit 2 isoform X2, with the translated sequence MAEQEGTDKPLLNEQPVAPSASQSVTSQDDAIVETAEEAVEPPEADINELCRDMFSKMALYLTGELTATSEDYKLLENMNKLTCLKYMEMKDIAGNISRNLKDLNKKYASLQPYLEQINQIEEQVASLENAAYKLDAYSKRLEAKFKKLEKR